The Osmerus eperlanus chromosome 7, fOsmEpe2.1, whole genome shotgun sequence genome includes a region encoding these proteins:
- the dcaf13 gene encoding DDB1- and CUL4-associated factor 13, producing MKVKVICRNPDDYVRETKLDIQRVPRNYDPTLHPFEVPREYTRAMNATKLERVFAKPFLASLDGHRDGVNCMAKHPKSLSTVLSGACDGELKVWNLTKRECVRTLQAHEGFVRAACVRFCGTSFFTVGDDKTIKQWNMEAPGYGQEEEPINTILGKSVFTGLDHHQTDGVFVTCGQQVDVWDEQRTSPIRSFSWGVDSFSCVRFNPVETELLASCASDRSIVLYDMREATPLKKVIMSMRSNNLCWNPMEAYYFTCSNEDYNLYTYDMRYLDKPVTVHMDHVSAVLDVDYSPTGKEFVSASFDKTIRIFPMDSGRSREVYHTKRMQHVICIKWSADSKYILSGSDEMNIRMWKANASEKLGVMTPREKAAVNYNEKLKEKFQHHPQIRRISRHRHLPKAIFSQSKELRVMKDARRRKERNVRKHSRPGSMPVVSEKEKHVVAVVK from the exons ATGAAAGTTAAAGTTATTTGCAGGAATCCGGACGATTATGTTCGCGAGACGAAACTGGACATACAACGTG TTCCTAGAAACTACGACCCCACTCTCCATCCGTTCGAGGTGCCCAGAGAATACACCCGCGCCATGAACGCCACCAAGCTGGAGCGCGTTTTTGCCAAGCCGTTCCTGGCTTCCCTAGACGGGCACAGGGACGGCGTGAACTGCATGGCCAAGCACCCAAAGAGCCTATCCACTGTGCTCTCAGGAGCCTGCGATGGAGAG CTGAAAGTATGGAACCTTACCAAGCGGGAGTGTGTCCGCACGCTGCAGGCCCATGAAGGGTTCGTACGGGCAGCATGTGTTCGCTTTTGTGGGACATCCTTCTTCACA GTAGGTGATGACAAGACCATCAAACAGTGGAACATGGAGGCCCCGGGCtacggacaggaagaggagccaATCAACACCATTCTAGGAAAG TCTGTGTTCACGGGTCTGGACCACCACCAGACGGACGGGGTGTTTGTGACGTGCGGCCAACAGGTGGATGTCTGGGACGAGCAGAGGACCAGCCCAATCCGCTCGTTCTCCTGGGGCGTAGACAGCTTCAGTTGCGTCCGTTTCAACCCGGTGGAG ACTGAACTTCTCGCCAGCTGTGCCTCTGACAGAAGCATAGTGCTGTATGACATGAGGGAGGCTACACCTCTGAAAaag GTGATTATGAGCATGAGGAGTAACAATTTGTGCTGGAACCCCATGGAGGCCTATTATTTCACATGCTCCAATGAAGATTACAA tcTGTACACGTATGACATGAGGTACCTGGATAAGCCGGTCACGGTGCACATGGACCATGTGTCTGCCGTGCTGGACGTGGACTACTCACCCACGGGCAAAGAGTTTGTCTCTGCCAGCTTTGACAAGACCATCCGGATCTTCCCCATGGACAGTGGCCGCAGCAG ggaGGTGTACCACACCAAGCGCATGCAGCACGTCATCTGTATCAAGTGGTCTGCCGACAGCAAGTACATCCTAAGTGGATCTGATGAGATGAACATCAGGATGTGGAAGGCCAATGCTTCTGAGAAGCTAGGAGTG atgACCCCCAGGGAGAAAGCAGCGGTGAATTACAATGAGAAGCTGAAGGAGAAGTTCCAGCACCACCCTCAGATCCGACGCATCTCGCGTCACCGCCACCTGCCCAAGGCCATCTTCTCCCAGAGCAAGGAGCTGCGCGTCATGAAGGACGCTCGCCGCAGGAA ggagAGGAATGTGAGGAAGCACAGCCGGCCAGGCTCCATGCCTGTTGTGTCAGAGAAGGAGAAGCACGTGGTGGCGGTGGTCAAGTAG
- the LOC134023839 gene encoding regulating synaptic membrane exocytosis protein 2-like — translation MSAPLGPRGGPAAPPAAGVLPELPDLSHLTEEERKIILGVMDRQKKEDEKEQSMLKKLHQQFESYKDQVKKMGDEAKDPQEQKSEAPTCGICHKTKFADGCGHLCSYCQTKFCARCGGRVALRSNKVMWVCNLCRKQQEILTKSGAWFYGAGDPRGVFEGPQGRRHEEAPQEKKAKLQDPSLYQGPSGDRSGRHPGLPRQHSLNNGAGDRHGDSLLDR, via the exons ATGTCTGCTCCACTCGGGCCCCGGGGCGGGCCTGCCGCTCCTCCGGCGGCTGGCGTGCTACCGGAGCTGCCCGACCTCAGCCACCTcaccgaggaggagaggaagatcatCCTCGGCGTCATGGACCGACAGAAAAAGGAAGACGAGAAGGAACAGTCTATGCTCAA GAAGTTACATCAGCAGTTTGAGTCGTACAAGGACCAGGTGAAGAAGATGGGTGACGAGGCCAAGGACCCTCAGGAGCAGAAGAGCGAAGCCCCCACCTGCGGGATCTGCCACAAAACCAAGTTCGCTGACGGCTGTGGTCACCTCTGCTCGTATTGCCAAACGAAATTCTGCGCGCGGTGTGGAGGTCGGGTGGCTCTGCGCTCCAATAAG gttaTGTGGGTATGCAACTTGTGCCGAAAACAACAAGAAATCCTCACCAAGTCGGGGGCGTGGTTCTACGGTGCCGGGGACCCGCGGGGCGTGTTTGAGGGGCCCCAGGGCCGGCGGCACGAAGAGGCCCCCCAGGAGAAGAAGGCCAAACTGCAGGATCCGTCCCTGTACCAGGGGCCCTCAGGGGACAGGTCAGGAAGGCACCCGGGGCTCCCCAGACAACACTCCCTGAACAACGGGGCCGGGGACAGGCACGGAGACTCACTCTTAGACAGGTAG